Proteins co-encoded in one Oncorhynchus kisutch isolate 150728-3 unplaced genomic scaffold, Okis_V2 scaffold909, whole genome shotgun sequence genomic window:
- the LOC109886192 gene encoding myeloid-associated differentiation marker homolog, with product MVNLDLRSLTLPVGIIRMLEVVLTCITFSLVASAGHVLSTHWDWCMFTWCFCCFFSLFILIMEFTRFSAKVPISWDDFTTAFAVLATLMCFTSSIIYPTFFTCPTCYRQIAATVSSLLCFGLYVGEVVLARLRPGGEISGFLSTVPGLLKILETLLACIIFTSLDPARFLFHPGLQWCVAVYSLCFIFALVIIFLTVGQLLSLFPFSFDKLLTVYNILATMMYMTAMVIWPLYSFENNPRPVPCSPCPWDNLVVVTFMTVINLVIYILDTIYSIKVVFFKLDEE from the exons ATGGTGAACCTGGACCTGAGGTCTCTCACCCTGCCGGTGGGCATCATCCGTATGTTGGAGGTGGTCCTCACCTGTATCACCTTCAGTCTGGTGGCCTCGGCAGGCCATGTGCTCTCCACACACTGGGACTGGTGCATGTTCacctggtgcttctgctgcttcttctccctcttcatcctcatcatgGAGTTCACCCGCTTCAGCGCCAAG GTGCCCATCTCCTGGGATGACTTCACCACGGCCTTCGCCGTGCTGGCCACACTAATGTGTTTCACCTCCTCCATCATCTACCCCACCTTCTTCACCTGCCCCACCTGCTACCGCCAGATTGCTGCCACCGTCAGCTCCCTACTCTGTTTTGGATTGTACGTCGGCGAGGTGGTGTTGGCCCGCCTCCGGCCCGGTGGTGAGATCAGTGGCTTCCTGTCCACTGTCCCGGGCCTCCTCAAGATCCTGGAGACTCTGCTGGCCTGTATTATCTTTACGTCGCTGGATCCGGCAAGGTTTCTGTTTCATCCGGGACTGCAGTGGTGCGTGGCGGTTTATTCCCTCTGCTTCATCTTCGCACTCGTCATCATCTTCCTCACCGTCGGTCAGCTGCTGTCGCTCTTCCCCTTCTCGTTTGACAAACTGCTCACGGTCTATAATATTCTGGCCACCATGATGTACATGACTGCCATGGTCATCTGGCCGCTGTATAGTTTCGAGAACAACCCCCGGCCCGTTCCGTGTTCCCCCTGTCCCTGGGACAATCTGGTTGTGGTGACGTTCATGACCGTGATCAACCTGGTGATCTATATTTTGGATACGATCTACTCGATAAAGGTGGTCTTCTTCAAATTGGATGAGGAATAG